The following are from one region of the Coffea eugenioides isolate CCC68of chromosome 2, Ceug_1.0, whole genome shotgun sequence genome:
- the LOC113755673 gene encoding F-box/kelch-repeat protein At3g23880-like codes for MEFRVGLEHRQDSFGNDHQRNTTTTVLDVPCPVLAEIFLRLPVKFILRAKSTCKLWHQIISEPTFAEAQRARAMGNNPGYLYRFRFHHGSFCEPDSPIHFAESGVEGMQQVHTERLRYLGDVRGLTPGFASSGGLVAFCLPNPDSYYVWNPIIGEKVQVPFPDLGLPPGFQLIWGGFGFSSSSKEYKIVHFSFPCCRDAYEYETQSPRVASQGHGATYSLGPCRNWKTIHHVPFRPWNLDYIDCNGTLFWKNAGEDEEAESRTIGSFDTSSEEFRSFSLPFPFPSDEVKNYRLVKLGDTIGCVCMEGFRRQNTMSIWRLRADDDVKEEQVCWVKEYALAAGLPFLGFVHIQFGVAASSDASTIFAYDAARKEFKPTALPLPTTGRQAGVRLFCPHAASLISPKQILATK; via the coding sequence ATGGAATTTCGAGTAGGATTAGAGCATAGACAGGATTCTTTTGGAAATGATCATCAGAGAAACACTACTACTACAGTGCTAGACGTCCCATGTCCGGTGCTGGCTGAGATATTTCTAAGACTTCCTGTTAAGTTTATTCTACGCGCTAAGTCTACTTGTAAATTATGGCATCAAATTATCAGCGAACCCACATTTGCAGAAGCGCAACGAGCTAGAGCAATGGGCAACAACCCTGGCTATCTCTATCGGTTCAGATTTCATCATGGAAGTTTCTGCGAACCCGACTCTCCAATTCATTTTGCAGAAAGTGGAGTTGAAGGAATGCAGCAAGTTCATACCGAAAGATTGAGGTACCTGGGGGACGTTCGAGGTTTAACTCCGGGTTTTGCTTCAAGCGGTGGTTTAGTGGCATTTTGCCTCCCTAATCCAGATAGCTATTACGTCTGGAATCCCATCATCGGAGAGAAAGTACAAGTTCCTTTTCCTGATCTGGGTTTACCACCAGGTTTTCAGCTGATATGGGGGGGATTTGGCTTCTCCTCATCGTCCAAGGAATATAAGATTGTTCACTTTAGTTTTCCTTGCTGTCGAGATGCGTACGAGTATGAAACTCAGAGCCCGCGAGTTGCAAGCCAGGGACATGGCGCAACATACAGTCTTGGTCCTTGCAGGAATTGGAAAACGATTCACCACGTTCCTTTCAGGCCTTGGAACCTAGATTACATCGACTGTAACGGAACTCTGTTTTGGAAGAATGCTGGGGAAGATGAGGAAGCGGAGAGTAGGACGATAGGATCATTCGACACATCTTCTGAAGAATTTCGATCCTTCTCACttccatttccatttccaaGTGATGAAGTGAAGAATTACAGACTCGTTAAGTTGGGAGACACAATTGGCTGTGTATGCATGGAAGGTTTTAGAAGACAGAATACGATGAGCATTTGGCGTTTGAGAGCTGATGATGATGTAAAGGAGGAACAAGTTTGTTGGGTCAAGGAGTACGCTTTGGCAGCAGGCTTACCCTTCTTAGGCTTCGTTCATATTCAATTCGGAGTAGCTGCGTCTTCCGATGCGAGTACGATTTTTGCTTATGATGCCGCCAGGAAGGAGTTTAAACCCACTGCACTACCTCTCCCTACTACAGGAAGGCAAGCAGGCGTCAGGCTTTTCTGTCCTCATGCTGCCTCCCTCATCTCGCCCAAACAAATTTTGGCAACAAAATAA